TTCTCCACGCGCGTCACGGCGCCGACCCAGCCCGTCTGCACTTCTTCGAGGACCATGCCCCGCTCCACCGGCACTTCGCGCAGCTGCTTCTTGGCGGGTGCGCTGAGGTCCTGAGGTCCCCAGGAATGGATGGACATGAAGCCTCCTGCTGTTCTCCGCCTGGTGATGTCCCGGGTCCGGGGCAGGCATACTAGAATTAGCACTTAGAGAGGTAGAGTGCTAAGAGAAACGCCGAAGAGCAAGAGCATGTGGAGGTGGCCGAGTGAGTGATCCTCGTCGTCTCGAAGTCCTGCGCGCGATCGTGGAGGACTACGTCCACTACCGCGAGCCCGTGGGATCCAAGGTCCTGGTCGAGCGCCATCAGCTGGGCGTGTCCAGCGCGACCATCCGCAATGACATGGCGGCACTCGAGGAGGAGGGGCTGATCGCGGCCCCGCACACGAGCGCCGGCCGTATTCCCACGGACAAGGGATACCGGCTCTTCGTGGACCAGCTCGCCTCGGTCAAGCCGTTGTCCGCCGCAGAACGCCGCGCGATCCACTCGTTCCTGGACAGCGCCTCTGATCTCGATGACGTGCTGGAGCGTTCGGCCCGCCTGCTGTCCCAGCTGACCCGCCAGGTGGCCGTGGTGCAGTATCCCAAGGCCAGCCAGGCCCGGTTGCGGCACCTGGAGGTCGTCGCGCTCGGCGGTTCGCAGGTGCTGCTCGTGCTCATCACCGACACGGGATCGGTGGACCAGCGCGTGGTGGACCTCGGTCAGGTCCTGGCCGAGTCGGACGTCGCCGTGCTGAGGACGATGTTCCTGGCGGGGTGCGCGAACCAGCCGCTCGACACCCTCCGGGAGACCGTCCCGGTCCTGACCGCGACGGTGACGCCCGGCCTGCAGCAGCCGGCCGCCGTCCTCGCCGCGGCGCTGCTCTCCCTGCTCGATTCGAGCGCCGAAGACCGGATCGTCCTGGCGGGCACCGCGAATCTCGCCCGCGCGACGATGGACTTCCCGCTGAGCATCGGGCCGGTGCTGGAGGCTCTCGAGGAGCAGGTGGTCATGCTGCGGCTCCTGACCGAGATGCACCAGGATCAGCACGGCGTGGCCATCAGCATCGGGCGCGAGAACCCGTTCGACGAACTCGCGGGCACCTCGGTGGTGGCCACCGGCTATGGCAAGGGCTCCGCCTCGAAGGTGGGCGTCCTCGGCCCCACGCGCATGGACTACCCGTCCTCCATGGCGGCGGTGCGCGCCGTCGCACGCTATCTTTCACGGATTCTGGCGGGGTGACCTCACCGGTCGCCCGACGCCACAGCAAGTCACCCAACAGAGGAAGAGAAGTACACACACGTGAGCAGTCACTATGAAGTCCTCGGAGTCCCGCGCGACGCCAGCGGCGAGGAGATCAAGAAGGCCTACCGCAAGCTCGCGCGGACCCTCCACCCGGACGTCAACTCCGCGGATGACGCCGCCGAGCAGTTCAAGGCCGTGACGCACGCCTATGAGGTCCTCTCGGATCCCGAGAAGCGCAGGGTCTACGACACCACGGGCAATGAGAACGGCACCGACAACGGCTTCGGCGGGTACTCCGGCTCCGGCTTCGCCTTCCAGGACATCTTCGACACCTTCTTCGGTGGCGGCGGCGCGGCCGGCGGCCCGGCCTCCCGTGTGCGGCGAGGTCAGGACGCGCTGGTCGAGGTCCGGATCGATCTCAAGGACGCCGTGTTCGGCGTGGAGAAGACGCTCGAGCTGGAGACGGCCGTGGTGTGCGAGACCTGTGACGGGAGCTGCTGCCAGCCGGGCACGAGTCCGGAGCGCTGCGACATCTGCCACGGCGCCGGTCAGGTGCAGCGCCCCATGCGCTCCATCCTGGGCCAGGTCATGACGGCCGCCACGTGCCCCAGCTGCCAGGGTTTCGGCACCGTCATCAAGGATCCGTGCAATGAGTGCAACGGCCAGGGCCGGGTGCGTTCGCATCGTTCGCTGTCCATCAAGATCCCCGCGGGCGTGAGCACCGGGACCCGGATCCAGCTCTCCGGCCACGGTGAAGCCGGCATCGCCGGTGGCCCTTCGGGCGATCTGTACGTCCAGGTGAAGGTGAACCCGGACAAGACCTACACGCGCGACGGCGACGACCTGCACGCGGCTCTCAAGGTCCCCATGACCGCGGCCGCCCTCGGCACCGACGTCGAGCTGGAGACTTTCGACGGGCCGCAGTCGATCACCATCAAGCCCGGCACGCAGTCCGGCGAGGTGATCACCCTTCACGAGCTGGGCGTCACACACCTGCGCGGATACGGCCGTGGCGATCTGAAGGTCCGCATCCAGGTGGAGACCCCGACGAAGCTCGACGCCGAACAGGAAGAGCTCCTCCGCAAGCTCGCCGGTCTCCGCGAGGAGGAGTTCACCGAAGGCAGGCTCGCCAGCAGCGGCGGGATGTTCGCCAAGCTCCGCGACAAGTTCGGCAACCTCTGAGCCATGAGCAACCCGGTCTTCTTCGCCCCCGCCGGCTCTCTCGACCGGGTGGAACCCTCAGGCCTGGTGACCGTCGACGGCGCCGAGGCCCGGCATGCTGTGACGGTCAAGCGGCTCTCCCCGGGGGAGGGCGTGGATCTCGTCGACGAGCAGGGGACCCGTGTCATCGGTGAGGTCGAGTCGTCCGACTCCGGCGAGCTGGTGGTGCGCGCGCTGGAGATCGTGCGCGAGCCGTCGCCGTCGCCCCGGCTGATCCTCGTGCAGGCCCTCGCCAAGGGGGACCGGGACGAACAGGCTATCGAGAGCGCCACCGAGCTGGGGATCGACGGCGTCATCCCGTGGCAGTCGGACCGGTCGATCGTTCGCTGGCGCGGCGATCGGGCGGCGAAGGCCCTGGCCAAGTGGCGGTCGGTGGTCCGGGCGGCCACCAAGCAGTCGCGCCGGGCCCGGACCCCGGAGGTCGAAGACGTTCTCGATTCCGCAGGGCTCGCCCGGCGGATCGCCCAGGGCGGCAAGGCGTTCATCCTCCACGAGGATGCGAGCACGTCCCTGGCTTCGCAACTCGATGAGGTGGCGGGGCTGGAAGGCGATGTCCTGCTGATCGTGGGTCCGGAAGGCGGGATCTCCCCGGCGGAGGTGGCGGCCTTCGAAGCCGCTGGAGCGCGGATGGCGTTGCTCGGACCGCATGTGCTGCGGTCCTCCTCGGCGGGGCCGGCGGCCCTGGTGGTGGCGAGCACCGTCCTCGGCCGTTGGTGACCTGACGGGGCGCTGCGGCGTCAGCGGATGGTGACGCTCTTCGAATCCTCGACCGGTTGTGAGCCGCCGGGAACGATGGTGGACACGGTCAGCTCGTAGTGACCCTTCGGCAGCACCGTCCGGGCGCTGAACCGGCCCACCTTCTCCGCCGCCTTCGTCAGGGCCACCGTGGCGGAGGAGATCACATCCTGACCGGCGGGGGAGCCGGCCGGGGAGATCGACCAGGTCACGTTCTTCTGACCTCCCAGCACCACGCCGTTGAAGGACAGCGTCCCCGAACTGAGCACGGCCTCGTCCTGGGGGACCATGATGCGGACCGGGGACAGGAACGCCAGGTCCCGGTGGAACGGGAGGTTGAGCGGGATCGAGCCGAACGCCTCGACGTCATTGCGTCCGTCGATGAGGAGGACGACGTCGGGTTCCACCGAAGAATCGACCATCCCCGACGCGCGGGCGGCGGACACCGCCGTGAACGCCAGTTGCTGCAGAGCCCGCTTGGCCATGGACGGGTCGAGGTTCTTGGAGAAGGCATCGGCGCTGACATCGACCGTGATGGTGGAGGCCCCGGAGATCGAAGCCGCCAGACGGTGCGGGGCCTGCCAGGCGGTGAAGTAGTCGGGGTCCTCGGGCTTCTGAGCCATCATGACCTTGAGAGCGGACGTGACGGGATCGTCCACGGCCCCCGTCTTGCGGGGTTCCGAGAAGAGATAGGCGTTGCCGCCCGTGCGTCCGATCCAGTAGATCTGCACCTGGGTCTCGGTGTCCGCCGTGCCGCTCGGAGCGGCGCTGACCTCCGGCACGGAGGTGGCCAGTGACTGCGGATCCGGCAGGCCGGAGGAGACGGTCCCGGAGGGCGTCGCGGTGCACGCGGACAGGAGCGCGGCCGCGAGCGGGAGGGCCAGAAGGCGCGCAGGGAGTCGCCGACGTCGTCGCGTGCTGACCATGCTCACCGTGCCTCTCCTGATCCAGATGGAGGGCTTCCCCGGCTGGTGGCCGGTGGTCGCCCATGCGAAAGGGCCTGCTGATCAGCACGCCCCGCACTCCACCTTGCCACAGCGCATCGGCTCGCCGGGCGCCAGGACGGGTGGGCGGCCGAAGTGCAATCCGATTGATACCCCGCTGTGCCCAAGCCGTGACCGTCCGGCGTCCTGACGTAGACTTTCAGCAGGCCATGGACTGCATGGCCGCACGATTTCCAGGAAAGGGATACCCGGTCACGAGGGCCGGCACCATGAGCGAAGAAACCATGCCATCGGGGGCCCTGTCAGGTCACGCCGACTTCCCGCACAGCACGCCCCTCTCGCGGACCGAAGTGGTCCTCTTCGACACGGGCACGGCGATGGTGCGGGCGCTGGGCGCCCACGACGAAACCCTGCGCGGCCTCGAAGCAGCCTTCCCCAGCGTGACGTTCCACGTGCGTGGCAACGAGCTGACGCTGAAGGGGCCCACCGAGAACGTGCAGCTGGCGCACCGTCTGGTGCTGGAGCTGAAGTCGTTGTCGGAACGGGGCACGCCGGTCACTCGCGAACTGGTGGTCCAGCTCCTCGGCATGCTGAGCGCACGCACCGTGCCCACGCCCACCGAGGTCCTGACCCAGAACATCCTCAGCAGTCGCGGTCGTACGATCCGGCCGAAGACGCTCAACCAGAAGAGCTACGTCGACGCCATCGACCAGAACACGATCGTGTTCGGACTCGGTCCGGCCGGCACCGGCAAGACGTACCTGGCCATGGCCAAGGCGGTCCAGGCGCTGCAGAACAAGGAAGTCACCAGGATCATCCTGACGCGCCCTGCCGTCGAGGCGGGTGAGCGGCTCGGATTCCTGCCCGGCACGCTCAACGACAAGATCGACCCCTACCTGCGTCCTCTCTTCGACGCCCTGCACGACATGATGGACCCGGAATCGATCCCACGTCTCATGGCCGCCGGCACCATCGAGGTGGCGCCTCTCGCCTATATGCGCGGGCGCACCCTCAACGAGGCCTTCATCATCCTGGACGAGGCCCAGAACACCACTCCCGAGCAGATGAAGATGTTCCTCACACGTCTGGGCTTCGGGTCCAAGATGGTCGTCACGGGGGACACCAGCCAGGTGGATCTGCCGGGCGGGACCACGTCGGGCCTGAAGATCGTCCAGGGCATCCTGGCCGGCATCGAGGACATCAACTTCTCCGTCCTCGACGCCAGCGACGTGGTGCGCCACCGCCTGGTGGGGGACATCGTGACCGCGTACAACCACTGGGATGAGGAACAGCAGCGCGGCGTGCAGCGCCGTCGCACCCCGTCCCGTCCGGCCGCCCGCCTGGACAACACCACCGTGCAGGACAACACAGCGCACAACAACACAGCGCACAGCAATACAGAGCACAGCAGCACCGAGCCAGGAGCCACCGCATGAGCATCGAGGTCAACAACGAATCCGGCGTCGACGCCAACGCCGAGGACATCGTCCGGCTCGCGCGGTTCATCTTCGACGAGCTCTACATCCACCCCGAGGCCGAACTCTCCGTCCTGCTGGTGGACGAGCCCACGATGGAGAAGCTCCACATCGAGCTGATGGATGAGCCGGGCGCCACCGATGTGCTCTCCGTGCCGATGGATGAGCTGACCCCGGGCGCGCCCGGCCGGATCACGCCTGCCGGCATGCTGGGCGACATCGCCATCTGCCCGCAGGTGGCGGAGATCCAGGCGAAGAACGCCGGCCACAGCACCGAGGAGGAGATGCTCCTGCTCGCCACCCACGGCATTCTGCACCTTCTGGGCTTCGACCATGCCGAGCCGGAGGAGAAGGCCGAGATGTTCGGTCTTCAGCGGCAGCTGCTCTCCTCCTTCCTGGGCAAGGACGCCCCTCTGGAGACCACCGAATGACCCTGGCGGTACTGCTGGTCCTGACGGTCGCGTTCCTGGTCATCGGGGCCGTTCTCTCGGCGGCTGAGTCGGCTCTCGCCTTCCTGCCCCGTCACGCGCTCGACGATCTGGCCGAATCCCGGCCCCAGCACGCGGCACACCGCGTTCTCGCGGACGCCCAGGCGCATCTGAGGTCGCTGCGGTTCTGGCGGGTCTGGTTCGAGATGGCCGGCGCCGTCGCCCTCACCCTGGCGGTGTCCGGGCTGATCGAGAACGTGTGGCTCGCCGGTCTCATCGCGACGGCGGTCATGGCGATCGTCGGCTTCGTCCTGGTGGGAGTCTCGCCGCGCCGTCTCGGCCGGCTCCATCCCACCGCGACGGTGCGGTACACGGCGTCGCTCGTTCATTTCCTGCGGCTCATCCTGGGCCCGGTCCCGGAGTGGCTGCAGCGCTTCGGCACGGCGGTCCTGCCGTCCTCGCATGGCGCGGACGTGGATTCGCACGACGAGCTCGGCTCGCTCACCAGCGCCGAGGTCCGGGAGCTTTTCGAGCGCTCGAGTGATTCCGAGCTGATCGAAGAGGGCGAAGCCGAGCTGATCCAGAGCGTCTTCGACCTGGAGGACACCCTGGTCCGGGCCGTCATGGTGCCCCGGACCGACATCGTCCACATCGGCAGCGAACAGACGCTGGAACAGGCGATGAGCCTGTTCCTCCGCAGCGGCAATTCCCGGGTCCCCGTGGTGGGGGAGAGCGCCGATGACGTCCTGGGCATCCTGTATCTGAAAGACGTGGCTGCGGCGCTGTTCGGCCGCGGTCCGGACTCGTCGATCGGCCTGCTCGCCCTCATGCGGCCCGTGCGCTTCGTGCCGGAGTCGAAGCCGGTGGCGGAATTGCTCAAGGAGCTCCAGACCGAGCAGGTTCACATGGCCATCGTGATCGACGAATACGGTGGCACCGCCGGCCTGGTCACCCTCGAGGATCTCATCGAGGAGATCGTCGGGGAGATCGTGGACGAATACGATTCCGAGGCCGCGGAATTCGTCGAGCTGGCCCCCGGGATCTTCCGGGTGAACGCCCGCATGCCGATCGATCACCTGGGCGAGCTTTTCGACCGGGAGATCGAGGACGACGACGTGGACTCCGTCGGCGGGCTCCTCGCCAAAGCTCTCGGCAGGGTCCCCATCCTGGGCAGCGTCACGTTCACCCATGGGCTGAGGCTGGAAGCGCTGAGCATTGAGGGCCGGAGGAATCGTGTGCACCACGTCCTGGCCCAGGAGTCGAACGAAACTGAACGTGGGACCGCAGAGTCCCGAGAGGAAGAGGACTGATGTCGGGACGCACTGACGGGCTCATGCCCACACCGCAGGACAAGGACCACCGGGCGGGATTCGCCATCCTGGTGGGTCGACCCAACGCGGGCAAGTCGACACTGACCAACGCCCTCGTGGGTCAGAAGGTGGCCATCACCTCCAACAAGCCGCAGACCACCCGGCACACCATCCGGGGCATCCTGCACCGCCCGGATGCGCAGCTGGTCCTGGTGGACACCCCGGGCCTGCACCGCCCCCGCACGCTGCTGGGTCAGCGCCTCAACGACCTGGTGGCGGCAACGCTGTCCGAAGTGGACGCGATCGGATTCTGTCTCCCGGCCAACGAGGCCGTCGGACCCGGTGACCGCTTCATCGCGCAGCAGTTGGCGATGCTCGGCCGGAAGCCGATCATCGCGGTCGTCACCAAGGCTGATCTGGTGAGCAAGGAGGACCTCGGGAAGCAGCTGCTCTCGGTCCACGCCATGGGTCAGGAGATCCTGGGCGGCGACGGGTTCCGGGACATCGTCCCGGTCTCGGCTCAGGACGGTTTCCAGGTGACGACGCTGGAGGACGTGCTGATCTCCTACATGCCGAAGTCCCCGCCGCTCTACCCGGACGGTGAACTGACCGATGAGCCGGAAGCGGTCATGGTGGCCGAGCTGATCCGCGAAGCGGCACTGGAAGGGGTGCGGGACGAGCTGCCCCACTCCCTGGCCGTGGTGGTGGAGGAGATCGTCCCCCGGGAAGGCCGGTCGGAGGACAATCCTCTCCTGGACGTCCGGGTCAACCTGTTCGTGGAGCGTCCCTCGCAGAAGGCCATCATCATCGGCCGCGCGGGCAGCCGCCTCAAGGAGGTCGGCACCCGGGCACGCAAGGGCATCGAAGCTCTGCTCGGCACCAAGGTGTACCTCGACCTTCACGTGAAGGTGGCGAAGGACTGGCAGCGGGACCCCAAGCAGCTGGGGCGGATGGGCTTCTGAGCAGGGCTCTTCGGGGATCTGTCAGCTCAAATGCAGAAAACGGCTCTACGATGGGACGGTTCTGTTTGTTTCGAAAGGCCCTTTGAGTGACCAAGCCACCCCAAGCCGCACGACGGGCGGATGACACGCGCCGCAAAGCGCGTGCTCACGCGTCTGATGCCAAGGTGCACGAAGCACGCCACCTGACCCGCCCGTCCGGAGCCCCGCTGTGGGTGAAGATCACGGCGTGGGTGGTCAGCGTCGCCCTCATTGCGGTGCTCGGGTTCGCCGGCTACTGGTACTTCCGTCTTCAGGGCAATCTGAACACCGCGCCCCTGACGGCGTCGGGCCGTGACAAAGGCGGCCTGAACGATGCCACCGACCGTCTGCAGATCCTCATCATGGGCACCGACACCCGCGACGGCAAGAACAAGGCGTACGGCACCTCCGACCAGTCCTCCGGCTACGGGAACTCGGACGTCATGATGCTGCTGGACATCTCCGCCGACAACCAGCGGGTGAGCATGGTGTCCTTCCCGCGCGATCTCGTGGTGTCGATTCCGCAGTGCATCGACCCCAAGACCAAGCAGGTCAAGGCGCCCCGCCCGAACGCGCAGATCAACAGCGCCATGTCCGAAGCCGGGCCTGGCTGCACGGTGGACACCATCAACAAGCTGACCGGACTGGAGATCGACCACTTCATGATGGCGGACTTCAACGCCGTCAAGGAGCTGTCCAATGAGGTGGGCGGGGTCGAGGTCTGCGTCAACGCGCCGATCGACGATCCTGACTCACGCCTCAAGCTGCCCGCCGGCAAGTCGCTGGTCCAGGGCGATCAGGCGCTGGCCTTCCTGCGCAACCGCCACGGTGTGGGCGACGGTAGTGACATCACCCGCATCAAGTCGCAGCAGCAGTTCCTGGCCTCCCTGGCCCGCAAGGTCCGCAGCGACGGCACACTGACCAACATCCCGAAGCTCCTGGGCATCGCCGACACGGTCACCAAGAACCTCACGGTGGACGAGGGCCTGGCGAATCCTCAGACCCTCATCACCATCGCGCAGCGCCTGCAGAAGGTGGACCTCGCGAAGGTCGCGTTCGTCACGGTGCCGTGGGAGCCGTCCGACGTGAATCCGACCGCCTGGGTGCAGCCGAAGGAACCCGACGCGGGACAGCTCTTCAAGGCCATGCGAGAAGGCGTCGACCTCACCAACCCCAACCCGCCGAAGCCCAAGCCCAAACCCAGCGCGACGCCGTCGTCCACTCCGACGCCGACTCCGACCGCCACGAAGAAGGCCGTTCCCGCCGTGGATCAGTCGACCGCGCCCGTGACCGTGGCGAATGCCACCGGCATCGAAGGCCGGAGTCAGGAACTCAACACGTTCCTGCTGGCCAAGGGCTTCCTGGTGCAGGAGGCCGTGCCGGCCGACACGAACGCGAAGACGGTCGTGTACTACTCCTCGGCTTACCGCGGGGCTGCGGTCAACGTCGCCACGGCGCTGGGCATCCCGCAGGCGCAACTGAAGCCGAGCGCGGACATCCTGGGCGTCCAGGTCGTCGTGGGCACCGACTTCACCACCGGCACCGCCTACCAGGTGATCCAGCTGCCCAAGGACATCGTGGGGCAGACCGCCGCGGACCAGACCTGTCAGACGGCCTTCAGCGGCTGAGCGGCGGGCGCCGGCACGCACAACGGCGAGGGCCGTGAAGAGGAATCCTCTTCACGGCCCTCGCCGTTTCTCATGCGGTCGCCAGAGGCGGTCACCAGATACGGACGCGCTCCTCCGCGGGGAGCCACATGGCATCGCCCTCCTGGACGTCGAACGCCTCGTGGAACGCGTCGAGGTTCCGCACGGTCGCGTTGGCCCGGAATTCGTTGGGGGAGTGCGGGTCGATCGTCACGCGGCGGATCGCCTCTTCGCTGCGGATCACCTGGCGCCAGCTGGTGGCCCAGGCGAAGAAGAACCGCTGCGCTCCCGTGAGGCCGTCGAGGACCGGGGCCTCTCCGCCGTCGAGCGTGGCTAGGTAGGCCTTGTACGCGATGCCCAGTCCTCCGAGGTCGCCGATGTTCTCGCCGAGGGTCAGCTCACCGTTCACGTGATGGCCCGGCGCCTCCGCCGGTTCCAGGGCGTTGAACTGGTCGACCAGACGGCGGGTGCGCCCCTCGAAGGCCTCGCGGTCGGCGTCGGTCCACCAATTGCGGAGGGTGCCGTCGCCGTCGTACTGCGAGCCCTTGTCGTCGAAGCCGTGACCGATCTCGTGGCCGATGACCGCGCCGATCGCGCCGTAGTTGACCGCGTCATCGGCGTCCGCCTGGAAGAACGGCGGCTGCAGGATGGCCGCCGGGAACACGATCTCGTTCAGCACCGGGTGGTAGTACGCGTTGACCGTCTGAGGCGTCATGAGCCACTTCTCGTGGTCCACCTCCTTGCCCACTTCGTCCAGGTGGCGGTCGACGTCGGCGCTATGGGCGCGCTCGACGTTCCCCAGCAGATCCGTGGGGTCGATGATCACGGACGAGTAGTCGGTCCACTTGGCCGGGTAGCCGATCTTGGTCCGGAAGGAGTCCAGCTTCGCCAGGGCACGGGTCTTCGTCTCCTCGCCCATCCAGTCGAGTCCGGTGATGCTGCTGCGGTACGCCTCGACGAGGTTTCCGACCAGCTCCTCCATCCGGGCCTTGTGGCTCTCCGGGAAGTGCTTGCGGACGTACAGCTCGCCGATCGCCTCGCCGAGAGCATCCTCCACGACGGCGACTCCGCGCTTCCAGCGCTCCTTCAGTTCGGGGGTCCCGCTGAGCACGGTGCCGTAGAACGCGAAGTTCTCCTGCACGAAGGGGGACGAGAGGTACGGGGCCGCCGAGCCGACGATCCTCGCGGCGAGCCAGTCCCTCCAGCTCTGGGCCGGTTCCGAGGACAGCAGACCCAGGAGCGCCGGGAAGTAGTCCGGGGTGCTGAGGACCACCTCGGAGCAGATCGACGGGTCGACCCCCGCGGCTTCGAACCAGGCGCCGGCGAGAGGGAACACTTCTGAGAACTCTTCCGCGGTGCGGAGGTTGTAGGTCTTCTGCGGGTCGCGCAGTGTGACCTTGTCCCAGTGCGTGGCGGCGATCCGGCGCTCGAGTTCCACGATGCGGGCCGCGGCGCCTTCGGGATCCTCCCACTCGGCGAGGGCCAGGATGCGTCCCAGGTGTTCCTGGTACTTGGCGACCGTCTCCGCGAATTGCTCTTCGCGGTAGTAGCTCTCGTCCGGTAGACCGAGGCCGGACTGCCCGAGGTACAGCAGGACGCGGGTGGGGTCTCCGGCGTCGGGGGAGGGATAGAGGTAGAAGAGGCCGGGGACGTCGGCGCGGAAGAGTTCGCCCACACGGCGGATGACCGCTTCGGGGCTGTCGAGTCCGGCCAGTGCCGCAAGACGTTCGCGGATCGGTTCCAGGCCGAGGGCTTCGACACGCTCCTCATCCATGAAGCTCGCGT
The nucleotide sequence above comes from Arthrobacter woluwensis. Encoded proteins:
- the hrcA gene encoding heat-inducible transcriptional repressor HrcA, with the protein product MSDPRRLEVLRAIVEDYVHYREPVGSKVLVERHQLGVSSATIRNDMAALEEEGLIAAPHTSAGRIPTDKGYRLFVDQLASVKPLSAAERRAIHSFLDSASDLDDVLERSARLLSQLTRQVAVVQYPKASQARLRHLEVVALGGSQVLLVLITDTGSVDQRVVDLGQVLAESDVAVLRTMFLAGCANQPLDTLRETVPVLTATVTPGLQQPAAVLAAALLSLLDSSAEDRIVLAGTANLARATMDFPLSIGPVLEALEEQVVMLRLLTEMHQDQHGVAISIGRENPFDELAGTSVVATGYGKGSASKVGVLGPTRMDYPSSMAAVRAVARYLSRILAG
- the dnaJ gene encoding molecular chaperone DnaJ; amino-acid sequence: MSSHYEVLGVPRDASGEEIKKAYRKLARTLHPDVNSADDAAEQFKAVTHAYEVLSDPEKRRVYDTTGNENGTDNGFGGYSGSGFAFQDIFDTFFGGGGAAGGPASRVRRGQDALVEVRIDLKDAVFGVEKTLELETAVVCETCDGSCCQPGTSPERCDICHGAGQVQRPMRSILGQVMTAATCPSCQGFGTVIKDPCNECNGQGRVRSHRSLSIKIPAGVSTGTRIQLSGHGEAGIAGGPSGDLYVQVKVNPDKTYTRDGDDLHAALKVPMTAAALGTDVELETFDGPQSITIKPGTQSGEVITLHELGVTHLRGYGRGDLKVRIQVETPTKLDAEQEELLRKLAGLREEEFTEGRLASSGGMFAKLRDKFGNL
- a CDS encoding 16S rRNA (uracil(1498)-N(3))-methyltransferase, whose protein sequence is MSNPVFFAPAGSLDRVEPSGLVTVDGAEARHAVTVKRLSPGEGVDLVDEQGTRVIGEVESSDSGELVVRALEIVREPSPSPRLILVQALAKGDRDEQAIESATELGIDGVIPWQSDRSIVRWRGDRAAKALAKWRSVVRAATKQSRRARTPEVEDVLDSAGLARRIAQGGKAFILHEDASTSLASQLDEVAGLEGDVLLIVGPEGGISPAEVAAFEAAGARMALLGPHVLRSSSAGPAALVVASTVLGRW
- a CDS encoding GerMN domain-containing protein, coding for MSMVSTRRRRRLPARLLALPLAAALLSACTATPSGTVSSGLPDPQSLATSVPEVSAAPSGTADTETQVQIYWIGRTGGNAYLFSEPRKTGAVDDPVTSALKVMMAQKPEDPDYFTAWQAPHRLAASISGASTITVDVSADAFSKNLDPSMAKRALQQLAFTAVSAARASGMVDSSVEPDVVLLIDGRNDVEAFGSIPLNLPFHRDLAFLSPVRIMVPQDEAVLSSGTLSFNGVVLGGQKNVTWSISPAGSPAGQDVISSATVALTKAAEKVGRFSARTVLPKGHYELTVSTIVPGGSQPVEDSKSVTIR
- a CDS encoding PhoH family protein, with translation MSEETMPSGALSGHADFPHSTPLSRTEVVLFDTGTAMVRALGAHDETLRGLEAAFPSVTFHVRGNELTLKGPTENVQLAHRLVLELKSLSERGTPVTRELVVQLLGMLSARTVPTPTEVLTQNILSSRGRTIRPKTLNQKSYVDAIDQNTIVFGLGPAGTGKTYLAMAKAVQALQNKEVTRIILTRPAVEAGERLGFLPGTLNDKIDPYLRPLFDALHDMMDPESIPRLMAAGTIEVAPLAYMRGRTLNEAFIILDEAQNTTPEQMKMFLTRLGFGSKMVVTGDTSQVDLPGGTTSGLKIVQGILAGIEDINFSVLDASDVVRHRLVGDIVTAYNHWDEEQQRGVQRRRTPSRPAARLDNTTVQDNTAHNNTAHSNTEHSSTEPGATA
- the ybeY gene encoding rRNA maturation RNase YbeY is translated as MSIEVNNESGVDANAEDIVRLARFIFDELYIHPEAELSVLLVDEPTMEKLHIELMDEPGATDVLSVPMDELTPGAPGRITPAGMLGDIAICPQVAEIQAKNAGHSTEEEMLLLATHGILHLLGFDHAEPEEKAEMFGLQRQLLSSFLGKDAPLETTE
- a CDS encoding hemolysin family protein: MTLAVLLVLTVAFLVIGAVLSAAESALAFLPRHALDDLAESRPQHAAHRVLADAQAHLRSLRFWRVWFEMAGAVALTLAVSGLIENVWLAGLIATAVMAIVGFVLVGVSPRRLGRLHPTATVRYTASLVHFLRLILGPVPEWLQRFGTAVLPSSHGADVDSHDELGSLTSAEVRELFERSSDSELIEEGEAELIQSVFDLEDTLVRAVMVPRTDIVHIGSEQTLEQAMSLFLRSGNSRVPVVGESADDVLGILYLKDVAAALFGRGPDSSIGLLALMRPVRFVPESKPVAELLKELQTEQVHMAIVIDEYGGTAGLVTLEDLIEEIVGEIVDEYDSEAAEFVELAPGIFRVNARMPIDHLGELFDREIEDDDVDSVGGLLAKALGRVPILGSVTFTHGLRLEALSIEGRRNRVHHVLAQESNETERGTAESREEED
- the era gene encoding GTPase Era: MSGRTDGLMPTPQDKDHRAGFAILVGRPNAGKSTLTNALVGQKVAITSNKPQTTRHTIRGILHRPDAQLVLVDTPGLHRPRTLLGQRLNDLVAATLSEVDAIGFCLPANEAVGPGDRFIAQQLAMLGRKPIIAVVTKADLVSKEDLGKQLLSVHAMGQEILGGDGFRDIVPVSAQDGFQVTTLEDVLISYMPKSPPLYPDGELTDEPEAVMVAELIREAALEGVRDELPHSLAVVVEEIVPREGRSEDNPLLDVRVNLFVERPSQKAIIIGRAGSRLKEVGTRARKGIEALLGTKVYLDLHVKVAKDWQRDPKQLGRMGF
- a CDS encoding LCP family protein translates to MHEARHLTRPSGAPLWVKITAWVVSVALIAVLGFAGYWYFRLQGNLNTAPLTASGRDKGGLNDATDRLQILIMGTDTRDGKNKAYGTSDQSSGYGNSDVMMLLDISADNQRVSMVSFPRDLVVSIPQCIDPKTKQVKAPRPNAQINSAMSEAGPGCTVDTINKLTGLEIDHFMMADFNAVKELSNEVGGVEVCVNAPIDDPDSRLKLPAGKSLVQGDQALAFLRNRHGVGDGSDITRIKSQQQFLASLARKVRSDGTLTNIPKLLGIADTVTKNLTVDEGLANPQTLITIAQRLQKVDLAKVAFVTVPWEPSDVNPTAWVQPKEPDAGQLFKAMREGVDLTNPNPPKPKPKPSATPSSTPTPTPTATKKAVPAVDQSTAPVTVANATGIEGRSQELNTFLLAKGFLVQEAVPADTNAKTVVYYSSAYRGAAVNVATALGIPQAQLKPSADILGVQVVVGTDFTTGTAYQVIQLPKDIVGQTAADQTCQTAFSG